In a single window of the Atlantibacter hermannii genome:
- the yciO gene encoding putative RNA binding protein, which translates to MSQFFYIHPDNPQPRLINQAVDIVRKGGVIVYPTDSGYALGCKLEDKRALERISRIRQLPNGHNFTLMCRDLSELSTYAFVDNVAFRLIKNNTPGNYTFILKGTKDVPRRLLQEKRKTIGLRVPSNPIALALLETLNEPMLSTSLMLPGSEFTESDPEEIKDRLEKVVDLIIHGGYLGQQPTTVIDLTDDSPVVIREGVGDVKPFL; encoded by the coding sequence ATGAGTCAGTTTTTCTATATTCATCCGGATAATCCGCAACCGCGTCTGATCAACCAGGCGGTGGATATTGTGCGCAAGGGCGGCGTGATTGTTTATCCGACGGATTCCGGCTATGCATTGGGCTGTAAGCTGGAAGACAAAAGAGCCCTGGAGCGCATTAGCCGTATTCGCCAATTGCCGAACGGCCACAACTTCACGCTGATGTGCCGCGATTTGTCGGAGCTGTCGACTTATGCGTTTGTCGATAACGTGGCGTTTCGCCTGATCAAAAACAACACGCCGGGCAATTACACTTTTATCCTCAAAGGTACGAAAGACGTGCCGCGTCGTTTATTGCAGGAAAAGCGTAAAACCATCGGCCTGCGCGTGCCGTCAAACCCGATTGCGCTGGCCCTGCTGGAAACGCTGAACGAACCCATGCTGTCGACTTCGCTGATGCTGCCCGGCAGCGAGTTTACTGAGTCCGACCCGGAAGAAATTAAGGATCGACTGGAGAAAGTGGTCGATCTGATTATTCATGGCGGCTATCTGGGGCAGCAGCCCACAACGGTTATCGACTTAACCGATGATTCGCCGGTTGTTATCCGTGAAGGCGTCGGCGACGTTAAGCCTTTCCTGTAA
- the rluB gene encoding 23S rRNA pseudouridylate synthase B, which translates to MSEKLQKVLARAGHGSRRELETMISAGRVSVDGKIATLGDRVEVNSALKIRIDGHLISIKESAEQICRVLAYYKPEGELCTRNDPEGRPTVFDRLPKLRGARWIAVGRLDVNTCGLLLFTTDGELANRLMHPSREVEREYAVRVFGQVEDSKVNDLARGVQLEDGPAAFKTIKFTGGEGINQWYNVTLTEGRNREVRRLWEAVGVQVSRLIRVRYGDIPLPKGLPRGGYTELDLAQTNYLRELVGLPAETSSKVAVEKDRRRLKANQIRRAVKRHGQTTARRSAGPAVKKSREK; encoded by the coding sequence ATGAGCGAAAAGCTACAAAAAGTACTGGCCCGCGCCGGTCATGGCTCGCGCCGTGAACTCGAAACCATGATCTCCGCCGGTCGCGTCAGCGTTGATGGCAAAATCGCCACGCTGGGCGATCGTGTTGAAGTTAACAGTGCGCTGAAAATCCGTATTGATGGCCATTTGATTTCCATTAAAGAGTCAGCCGAGCAGATTTGCCGCGTGCTGGCTTACTACAAACCGGAAGGCGAGTTGTGCACACGCAACGATCCGGAAGGCCGTCCGACGGTATTCGATCGCCTGCCGAAGCTGCGCGGCGCACGCTGGATTGCGGTGGGGCGTCTTGACGTCAACACCTGCGGTTTACTGCTGTTCACCACCGACGGTGAACTGGCGAATCGCCTGATGCACCCAAGCCGTGAAGTGGAACGTGAATACGCCGTCCGCGTATTCGGTCAGGTTGAAGACAGCAAAGTGAACGACCTGGCACGCGGCGTTCAGCTGGAAGACGGTCCCGCTGCATTTAAGACCATTAAATTCACCGGCGGCGAAGGCATTAACCAGTGGTACAACGTGACCCTGACGGAAGGACGCAACCGCGAAGTGCGTCGTCTGTGGGAAGCGGTAGGCGTACAGGTGAGCCGTTTGATCCGCGTGCGTTATGGCGATATCCCGTTACCGAAAGGGCTGCCGCGCGGCGGCTATACCGAGCTGGACCTGGCGCAAACCAACTACCTGCGCGAGCTGGTCGGCCTGCCTGCTGAAACCAGCAGCAAAGTGGCGGTGGAAAAAGATCGCCGTCGTTTAAAGGCGAACCAGATCCGTCGCGCCGTGAAGCGTCACGGTCAAACCACTGCGCGTCGCAGTGCCGGCCCGGCAGTGAAAAAATCACGCGAAAAGTAA
- the btuR gene encoding cob(I)yrinic acid a,c-diamide adenosyltransferase — protein MVFTGNGKGKTTAAFGTVTRAVGHGKKAGVVQFIKGTWPNGERNLLEPHGVEFQTMATGFTWETQNRESDTAACLAAWQHAERMLRDPALDLVVLDELTYMVAYDYLPLETVLAALTARPEQQTVIITGRGCHRDLLEIADTVSELRPVKHAFDAGVKAQMGIDY, from the coding sequence ATGGTGTTTACCGGCAACGGCAAAGGCAAAACCACCGCCGCGTTCGGTACGGTGACACGCGCCGTCGGGCACGGCAAAAAAGCAGGCGTGGTCCAGTTTATTAAGGGTACATGGCCTAACGGCGAGCGTAATCTTCTTGAGCCCCACGGCGTGGAATTCCAGACCATGGCCACGGGTTTTACCTGGGAAACCCAGAACCGCGAATCAGACACCGCCGCCTGTCTTGCCGCCTGGCAACACGCCGAGCGAATGCTGCGCGATCCGGCGCTGGATTTAGTGGTGCTGGATGAACTGACTTATATGGTGGCCTATGATTACCTGCCGCTGGAGACGGTGCTGGCAGCGCTCACTGCGCGTCCTGAACAGCAAACGGTGATTATCACCGGGCGCGGCTGTCATCGCGATCTCCTTGAAATAGCCGATACAGTGAGCGAATTGCGGCCCGTTAAACATGCGTTTGACGCGGGCGTGAAAGCCCAGATGGGAATCGATTACTGA
- the sohB gene encoding protease gives MDLLSEYGLFLAKIATVVIAIAIVAAIIVNVAQRKKQQRGELRVTRLSEQYKDMQEEMAVSLLDPHQQKLWHKAQKKKHKQEAKSAKALAKQGKPAGDGRARLYVLDFKGSMDAHEVASLREEVTAVLAVATPQDEVLVRLESPGGVVHGYGLAASQLQRLRDHGIPLTVAVDKVAASGGYMMACVASHIVAAPFAIVGSIGVVAQIPNFNRLLKRNDIDVELHTAGQYKRTLTLFGENTEEGREKFREDLNDTHLLFKRFVKEMRPSLNIDEVATGEHWYGVQAKEKGLVDAISTSDDLILEKMKVREVVSVRYLRRKKMMDRFTGSAAESVDRLLLRWWQRGEKPLL, from the coding sequence GTGGATCTACTTTCTGAATATGGGTTGTTTTTAGCCAAAATAGCCACGGTTGTTATCGCCATTGCCATCGTGGCGGCCATTATCGTCAACGTCGCACAGCGCAAAAAGCAACAGCGCGGCGAACTGCGGGTGACCCGCCTGAGCGAGCAATATAAGGACATGCAGGAAGAAATGGCGGTATCGCTGCTCGATCCGCATCAGCAAAAGCTGTGGCATAAAGCGCAGAAGAAAAAGCACAAGCAGGAAGCGAAGTCGGCTAAGGCGCTGGCAAAGCAGGGCAAACCAGCCGGTGACGGGCGAGCCAGGCTGTATGTGCTCGATTTTAAAGGCAGTATGGACGCGCATGAAGTCGCGTCGCTGCGGGAAGAAGTCACCGCCGTCCTGGCAGTGGCTACCCCGCAGGATGAAGTGTTGGTGCGCCTTGAAAGCCCCGGCGGCGTCGTGCATGGATACGGGCTGGCTGCCTCTCAGCTGCAACGCTTGCGTGATCATGGTATCCCGTTGACCGTTGCCGTGGATAAAGTCGCGGCCAGCGGCGGCTATATGATGGCCTGCGTTGCCAGCCATATCGTGGCGGCGCCGTTTGCCATCGTCGGTTCCATCGGCGTTGTGGCCCAAATCCCAAACTTTAATCGCCTGTTGAAGCGTAACGATATTGACGTGGAATTGCATACCGCCGGGCAGTATAAGCGCACATTAACCCTGTTTGGAGAAAACACTGAAGAGGGGCGCGAGAAGTTCCGCGAAGACCTTAACGACACGCATCTGTTATTCAAGCGCTTTGTCAAAGAGATGCGCCCGAGCCTGAACATCGATGAGGTCGCGACCGGTGAGCACTGGTATGGCGTACAGGCGAAAGAAAAAGGTCTCGTTGACGCGATTAGCACCAGTGACGATCTGATTCTGGAAAAAATGAAAGTACGCGAGGTGGTCAGCGTGCGTTATTTGCGCCGTAAAAAAATGATGGATCGCTTTACCGGCAGCGCGGCGGAAAGCGTCGATCGCCTGTTGTTGCGTTGGTGGCAGCGCGGCGAGAAGCCGCTATTGTAA
- the acnA_3 gene encoding aconitate hydratase 1, which translates to MSSTLREASKDTLQAQDKTYHYYSLPLASRELGDISRLPKSLKVLLENLLRWQDEQSVTREDIVALAGWLEKAHADREIAYRPARVLMQDFTGVPAVVDLAAMREAVKRLGGDVSKVNPLSPVDLVIDHSVTVDHFGNDDAFEENVRLEMERNHERYQFLRWGQQAFSRFSVVPPGTGICHQVNLEYLGKAVWSEMQDGEMVAYPDTLVGTDSHTTMINGLGVLGWGVGGIEAEAAMLGQPVSMLIPDVVGFKLTGKLQEGITATDLVLTVTQMLRKHGVVGKFVEFYGDGLDDLPLADRATIANMAPEYGATCGFFPIDGVTLDYMRLSGRSDEQVALVEAYAKAQGMWRNRGDEPVFTSTLALDMAEVEASLAGPKRPQDRVTLKEVPAAFAASNELEVNHSQKDRTPVDYVMNGQHYQLPDGAVVISAITSCTNTSNPSILMAAGLLAKKAVTLGLKRQPWVKASLAPGSKVVSDYLAQAKLTPYLDELGFNLVGYGCTTCIGNSGPLPDPIEQAIKKGDLTVGAVLSGNRNFEGRIHPLVKTNWLASPPLVVAYALAGNMNINLATDPLGHDKKGDPVT; encoded by the coding sequence ATGTCGTCGACGTTACGCGAAGCCAGTAAGGATACATTGCAGGCACAGGACAAAACGTATCATTACTATAGTCTGCCGCTGGCTTCCAGGGAGCTTGGAGATATTTCGCGCTTACCCAAGTCACTCAAAGTTCTGCTGGAGAACCTGTTACGCTGGCAGGATGAGCAATCTGTTACCCGGGAAGATATCGTTGCGCTGGCAGGCTGGCTGGAAAAAGCCCATGCCGACCGCGAAATTGCTTACCGCCCGGCCCGCGTATTAATGCAGGACTTCACTGGCGTACCGGCGGTGGTCGATCTGGCGGCGATGCGTGAAGCGGTCAAACGCCTCGGCGGCGATGTCTCCAAAGTCAATCCGCTCTCTCCGGTAGATCTGGTTATCGACCACTCAGTAACGGTTGACCACTTCGGCAACGACGACGCGTTTGAAGAAAACGTGCGTCTGGAGATGGAACGCAACCACGAACGTTATCAGTTCCTGCGCTGGGGCCAGCAGGCGTTCAGCCGTTTTAGCGTCGTACCGCCGGGTACCGGGATATGCCACCAGGTTAACCTGGAGTATCTCGGCAAAGCGGTGTGGAGCGAAATGCAGGATGGCGAGATGGTAGCCTATCCCGATACCCTGGTCGGTACCGACTCCCACACCACAATGATTAACGGTCTCGGCGTGTTGGGCTGGGGCGTCGGCGGTATTGAAGCCGAGGCGGCAATGCTCGGCCAGCCTGTCTCGATGCTGATCCCGGATGTCGTGGGCTTCAAACTGACCGGCAAATTACAGGAAGGCATCACCGCCACCGATCTGGTGCTGACAGTGACCCAGATGCTGCGTAAACACGGCGTGGTGGGCAAGTTTGTCGAATTCTATGGCGACGGGCTGGATGATCTGCCGCTGGCTGACCGCGCCACCATCGCGAACATGGCGCCGGAATACGGCGCGACCTGCGGTTTCTTCCCGATTGATGGCGTCACCCTCGATTATATGCGGCTCAGTGGCCGTAGTGACGAACAGGTCGCCCTGGTTGAAGCCTATGCTAAAGCGCAGGGGATGTGGCGAAACCGGGGAGATGAACCGGTCTTTACCAGCACCCTGGCGCTGGATATGGCTGAGGTGGAGGCGAGCCTTGCTGGCCCGAAACGTCCGCAGGACCGGGTCACGCTGAAAGAGGTGCCTGCCGCGTTTGCCGCAAGCAATGAGCTTGAGGTGAATCACAGCCAGAAAGATCGCACGCCGGTTGATTATGTGATGAACGGGCAACACTATCAGCTGCCTGATGGCGCCGTAGTGATTTCTGCGATCACATCCTGTACGAACACCTCTAACCCAAGCATTCTGATGGCCGCCGGCCTGTTGGCGAAAAAAGCGGTGACGTTAGGCCTGAAGCGTCAACCGTGGGTCAAAGCCTCTCTGGCGCCGGGATCGAAAGTGGTTTCAGACTATCTGGCGCAGGCGAAATTAACCCCTTATCTCGACGAGCTGGGCTTTAACCTGGTGGGTTATGGCTGTACCACCTGTATCGGTAACTCCGGCCCGCTGCCTGATCCCATTGAGCAGGCGATTAAGAAAGGCGATTTGACCGTAGGGGCCGTGCTATCCGGTAACCGTAACTTCGAAGGCCGTATTCATCCGCTGGTGAAAACCAACTGGCTGGCGTCGCCGCCGCTGGTGGTGGCGTACGCGCTGGCCGGGAATATGAATATCAACCTGGCGACCGATCCGCTGGGCCATGATAAAAAAGGCGACCCGGTTACCTGA
- the topA_2 gene encoding DNA topoisomerase I — protein MGKALVIVESPAKAKTINKYLGNDYVVKSSVGHIRDLPTSGSTQKKSADSASTKAAKTGKKVKKDERGALVNRMGVDPWHNWEAQYEVLPGKEKVVSELKALAEKADHIYLATDLDREGEAIAWHLREVIGGDDTRYSRVVFNEITKNAIRQAFEKPGELNIDRVNAQQARRFMDRVVGYMVSPLLWKKIARGLSAGRVQSVAVRLVVEREREIKAFVPEEYWEVDAALTTPKGDALQVEVTHQNDKPFRPVNREQTMAAVSLLEKARYTLLEREDKPTSSKPGAPFITSTLQQAASTRLGFGVKKTMMMAQRLYEAGYITYMRTDSTNLSQDAVSMVRDYIKDEFGKKYLPESANQYASKDNSQEAHEAIRPSDVNVVADALKDMESDAQKLYQLIWRQFVACQMTPAQYDSTTLTVEAGDFRLKARGRTLRFDGWTKVMPALRKGDEDRTLPAVEAGDALSLVELTPAQHFTKPPARFSEASLVKELEKRGIGRPSTYASIISTIQDRGYVRVENRRFYAEKMGEIVTDRLEENFRELMNYDFTAQMESSLDQVANHQAEWKAVLDNFFGDFTRQLDTAEKDPEEGGMRPNQMVLTSIDCPTCGRKMGIRTASTGVFLGCSGYALSPKERCKTTINLVPENEILNVLEGDDAETNALRAKRRCQKCGTAMDSYLIDPKRKIHVCGNNPTCDGYEIEEGEFRIKGYDGPVVECEKCGSEMHLRMGRFGKYMACTNEECKNTRKILRNGDVAPPKEDPVPLPELPCEKSDAYFVLRDGAAGVFLAANTFPKSRETRAPLVEELFRFRDRLPEKLRYLADAPQKDPEGNPAVVRFSRKTKQQYVASEKEGKATGWSAFFVDGKWVEGKK, from the coding sequence ATGGGTAAAGCTCTCGTTATCGTTGAGTCCCCGGCAAAAGCCAAAACGATTAACAAGTATCTCGGCAATGACTACGTGGTTAAGTCCAGCGTCGGTCATATCCGTGATTTGCCGACCAGCGGATCAACCCAGAAAAAGAGCGCTGACTCTGCCTCCACCAAAGCGGCCAAAACCGGCAAAAAAGTCAAAAAGGATGAACGCGGTGCGTTAGTAAATCGCATGGGCGTCGATCCGTGGCATAACTGGGAAGCCCAGTACGAAGTGCTGCCGGGTAAAGAGAAAGTTGTCTCTGAACTGAAAGCGTTAGCTGAAAAAGCTGACCATATCTATCTCGCAACCGACCTTGACCGCGAAGGGGAAGCCATTGCGTGGCACCTGCGGGAAGTGATCGGCGGCGACGACACCCGCTACAGCCGCGTGGTGTTTAATGAAATTACTAAAAATGCGATTCGTCAGGCGTTTGAAAAGCCGGGCGAACTGAATATTGACCGGGTTAACGCTCAGCAGGCGCGTCGTTTTATGGACCGCGTAGTGGGTTATATGGTCTCTCCGCTGCTGTGGAAAAAGATCGCCCGTGGGCTTTCTGCTGGTCGTGTGCAGTCCGTTGCAGTGCGTCTGGTGGTGGAACGCGAACGTGAAATCAAAGCGTTCGTACCGGAAGAGTACTGGGAAGTTGACGCCGCGTTGACCACGCCGAAAGGCGATGCGTTGCAGGTTGAGGTCACTCATCAGAACGACAAGCCGTTCCGTCCGGTTAACCGTGAACAAACCATGGCGGCGGTTAGCCTGCTTGAGAAAGCACGTTACACCCTGCTTGAGCGTGAAGATAAGCCCACCAGCAGCAAACCTGGCGCGCCGTTCATCACCTCCACTCTGCAGCAGGCCGCCAGCACGCGTCTCGGCTTTGGCGTGAAGAAAACCATGATGATGGCCCAGCGTCTGTATGAAGCGGGTTATATCACTTATATGCGTACCGACTCGACCAATCTGAGCCAGGACGCCGTGAGCATGGTGCGCGACTATATTAAAGACGAATTCGGCAAAAAATATTTGCCGGAATCGGCGAACCAGTACGCCAGCAAAGACAACTCTCAGGAAGCGCACGAAGCGATTCGTCCTTCTGATGTCAATGTAGTGGCGGACGCGCTGAAAGACATGGAAAGCGACGCGCAGAAACTGTATCAGCTGATTTGGCGTCAGTTTGTGGCCTGTCAAATGACACCGGCGCAATATGACTCCACCACGCTGACGGTGGAAGCGGGCGATTTCCGTCTCAAAGCACGTGGCCGCACGCTGCGCTTCGACGGCTGGACGAAAGTCATGCCTGCGCTGCGTAAAGGCGACGAAGATCGTACGCTGCCTGCCGTTGAGGCTGGCGATGCCCTGTCACTGGTTGAACTGACACCTGCTCAGCACTTTACCAAACCGCCAGCGCGTTTCAGCGAAGCGTCCTTAGTTAAAGAGCTTGAAAAACGCGGTATCGGTCGTCCGTCAACCTATGCATCCATCATTTCCACCATTCAGGATCGCGGTTATGTGCGGGTGGAAAACCGCCGTTTCTACGCGGAAAAAATGGGTGAAATCGTCACCGATCGCCTGGAAGAAAACTTCCGCGAACTGATGAACTACGATTTCACCGCACAGATGGAAAGCAGCCTTGATCAGGTAGCGAACCATCAGGCGGAATGGAAAGCGGTGCTTGATAACTTCTTTGGCGATTTTACACGCCAGTTAGATACCGCCGAAAAAGATCCGGAAGAGGGCGGGATGCGCCCGAACCAGATGGTGCTAACCAGCATTGATTGCCCGACCTGTGGCCGTAAAATGGGGATCCGCACCGCCAGCACCGGGGTATTCCTGGGCTGTTCCGGCTATGCGCTGTCTCCGAAAGAGCGCTGCAAAACCACCATCAACCTGGTACCGGAAAACGAGATCCTCAACGTGCTGGAAGGCGATGACGCCGAAACCAACGCGTTGCGCGCCAAACGCCGTTGCCAGAAATGCGGCACCGCGATGGACAGTTACCTGATCGATCCGAAACGCAAAATCCATGTCTGCGGCAATAATCCGACCTGCGACGGTTATGAAATCGAAGAGGGCGAATTCCGCATCAAAGGCTATGACGGCCCGGTAGTGGAATGTGAGAAGTGCGGTTCTGAAATGCACCTGCGTATGGGACGTTTCGGTAAGTACATGGCCTGCACCAACGAAGAGTGCAAAAATACCCGTAAGATCCTGCGAAACGGTGATGTTGCGCCGCCGAAAGAAGATCCGGTTCCGTTGCCTGAACTGCCGTGCGAAAAGTCAGATGCGTATTTCGTATTGCGCGATGGTGCCGCAGGCGTCTTCCTGGCTGCAAACACGTTCCCGAAATCGCGCGAAACCCGTGCGCCGTTAGTGGAAGAGCTGTTCCGATTCCGCGATCGACTGCCGGAAAAACTGCGCTATCTGGCAGACGCCCCGCAGAAGGATCCGGAAGGCAACCCGGCGGTGGTGCGCTTTAGCCGTAAAACAAAACAGCAGTATGTGGCCTCGGAAAAAGAGGGCAAAGCCACGGGCTGGTCTGCGTTTTTCGTGGATGGCAAGTGGGTGGAAGGTAAAAAATAA
- the cysB gene encoding HTH-type transcriptional regulator CysB, whose protein sequence is MKLQQLRYIVEVVNHNLNVSSTAEGLYTSQPGISKQVRMLEDELGIQIFARSGKHLTQVTPAGQEIIRIAREVLSKVDAIKSVAGEHTWPDKGSLYVATTHTQARYALPGVIKGFIERYPRVSLHMHQGSPTQIAEAVSKGNADFAIATEALHLYDDLVMLPCYHWNRSIVVTPDHPLASKESVTIEELAQYPLVTYTFGFTGRSELDTAFSRAGLTPRIVFTATDADVIKTYVRLGLGVGVIASMAVDPIADPDLVRLDAHEIFSHSTTKIGFRRSTFLRSYMYDFIQRFAPHLTRDVVDTAVSLRSNEDIEEMFKDIKLPAR, encoded by the coding sequence ATGAAACTACAACAGCTTCGTTATATCGTTGAGGTCGTCAACCATAACCTTAATGTCTCGTCGACAGCGGAAGGTCTTTATACGTCCCAGCCTGGTATCAGTAAACAGGTTCGTATGCTGGAGGACGAATTAGGCATCCAGATATTCGCCCGCAGCGGTAAGCATCTCACTCAGGTGACCCCGGCAGGGCAGGAAATCATCCGTATCGCCCGCGAAGTCCTGTCAAAAGTCGACGCGATTAAATCCGTGGCAGGCGAACATACCTGGCCTGATAAAGGCTCTTTGTATGTCGCAACGACCCATACTCAGGCGCGCTATGCTTTGCCCGGCGTTATTAAAGGCTTTATCGAGCGCTATCCGCGCGTGTCTCTGCACATGCATCAGGGTTCGCCTACTCAAATTGCCGAAGCGGTATCGAAAGGCAATGCGGATTTCGCCATCGCGACCGAAGCGCTGCATCTGTATGACGACCTTGTCATGTTGCCGTGCTATCACTGGAACCGATCCATCGTTGTCACGCCGGATCACCCGCTGGCGTCGAAAGAGTCCGTCACCATTGAAGAACTGGCGCAGTATCCGCTGGTCACTTATACCTTCGGCTTCACAGGACGTTCTGAACTGGACACCGCGTTTTCCCGCGCCGGGCTCACACCGCGCATCGTATTTACCGCCACCGATGCCGATGTCATTAAAACCTATGTACGGCTTGGCTTAGGGGTGGGCGTGATTGCCAGCATGGCGGTCGATCCGATTGCCGATCCGGATCTGGTGCGGCTGGACGCCCATGAAATATTCAGCCACAGCACCACCAAAATCGGCTTTCGTCGCAGCACATTCCTGAGAAGCTATATGTATGATTTTATTCAACGCTTCGCCCCACATTTGACGCGTGATGTCGTGGATACGGCTGTATCACTTCGTTCGAATGAAGATATTGAAGAGATGTTTAAAGATATCAAACTGCCTGCACGCTAA
- the yciN gene encoding protein: MQETIQPIDKKTLLEKANTLIVEHEDYIAGIVATDVEQKNGVLVFRGDYFLDEQGLPTPKSTAVFNMFKYLAHQLSEKYRLLD; the protein is encoded by the coding sequence ATGCAAGAGACAATTCAACCGATTGACAAAAAAACGCTGCTCGAAAAAGCCAACACGCTCATTGTTGAACATGAAGACTATATCGCCGGCATTGTGGCGACCGACGTTGAGCAGAAAAACGGCGTACTGGTTTTTCGGGGCGACTATTTTCTTGATGAACAAGGACTGCCGACGCCAAAGAGCACGGCGGTATTCAATATGTTCAAATACCTTGCCCACCAGCTGTCTGAAAAGTACCGTTTGCTGGATTAA
- the trpH gene encoding putative phosphoesterase — protein sequence MSHTSSAVIYDLHSHTVASDGALTPEQLVHRAVEMGITTLAITDHDSTAGLPAAHQEIARANLPLQLINGTEISTLWENHEIHIVGLGMDITHPALVAFLAEQHARRNRRAEMIAERLAKARIPGAWEGALRLADGGTVTRGHFAKFLIEDGRANTMADVFKHYLARGKTGYVPPQWCTIEQAIDVIHHSGGVAVVAHPGRYRLSAKWLKRLLAHFAELGGDAMEVAQCQQAPDERAKLAAYATQFGLMASQGSDFHQPCTWIELGRKLWLPEGLQPVWQHWNAPETSKERVV from the coding sequence TTGAGCCATACTTCTTCTGCTGTGATTTACGACCTTCACAGCCATACCGTCGCCTCCGATGGCGCACTCACACCGGAGCAGCTGGTTCATCGCGCCGTTGAAATGGGTATCACCACCCTGGCTATCACCGATCACGACTCCACCGCAGGCCTGCCTGCCGCTCATCAGGAAATCGCCCGCGCGAATTTGCCGTTGCAACTGATTAACGGGACGGAAATCTCAACGCTCTGGGAAAACCACGAAATACATATCGTCGGATTGGGTATGGATATCACGCATCCGGCGCTGGTGGCGTTTCTCGCTGAACAACATGCAAGACGCAACCGCCGTGCGGAAATGATCGCCGAGCGTCTGGCGAAAGCCCGCATTCCTGGCGCATGGGAAGGGGCGCTGCGTCTGGCGGATGGCGGCACCGTAACCCGTGGCCATTTCGCTAAATTTTTAATCGAAGACGGGCGCGCCAATACGATGGCCGACGTGTTTAAACATTACTTAGCCCGTGGGAAAACCGGTTATGTCCCGCCACAGTGGTGTACAATAGAACAAGCTATTGATGTGATTCACCATTCTGGCGGGGTAGCGGTCGTTGCCCATCCGGGGCGTTATCGCCTGTCGGCGAAGTGGCTTAAGCGGTTGCTGGCGCATTTTGCCGAGCTGGGTGGCGACGCAATGGAAGTCGCACAGTGCCAACAGGCCCCCGACGAGCGGGCAAAACTTGCCGCTTATGCAACCCAGTTTGGGTTGATGGCCTCCCAGGGTTCCGATTTTCACCAGCCCTGCACGTGGATCGAGCTGGGCCGAAAACTCTGGCTTCCTGAAGGCCTCCAGCCTGTCTGGCAGCACTGGAACGCGCCAGAGACGAGTAAAGAGAGGGTAGTATGA
- the yciK gene encoding oxidoreductase: MHYQPQRDLLQNRIILVTGASDGIGREAATTYAQYGAEVLLMGRNEQKLRDAAEAIHQQGYPLPRWFILDLASATPQQCEEVAGQIGAQVPRLDGVLHNAGALGEVRPMIEQTPQRWLEVMQVNVNATFFLTQALLPLLLKSDSGSLVFTSSSVGRQGRAGWGAYAVSKFATEGMMQVLAEEYANRNLRVNCINPGGTRTAMRASAFPSEDPNKLKTPRDLMPLYLWLMGDDSRRKTGMTFDAQPNRKPGISE; the protein is encoded by the coding sequence GTGCATTATCAACCTCAACGCGATTTGCTGCAAAACCGCATTATTCTGGTCACCGGCGCCAGTGACGGCATCGGTCGCGAAGCGGCAACCACCTATGCGCAATACGGCGCAGAAGTGCTCCTTATGGGCCGCAACGAACAAAAATTGCGCGACGCCGCCGAGGCGATTCATCAGCAGGGTTACCCCCTGCCGCGCTGGTTTATTCTCGATCTGGCCAGCGCCACGCCGCAGCAGTGCGAGGAGGTCGCCGGGCAAATTGGCGCACAGGTTCCGCGTCTGGACGGCGTCCTGCATAACGCAGGCGCGCTGGGCGAAGTGCGTCCGATGATTGAACAAACGCCGCAACGCTGGCTTGAAGTGATGCAGGTCAACGTCAATGCCACCTTCTTTTTGACCCAGGCACTGCTGCCGCTGCTGCTTAAGTCGGATTCCGGCTCGCTGGTATTTACCTCCTCAAGCGTGGGCCGTCAGGGGCGCGCAGGCTGGGGCGCGTATGCGGTATCGAAGTTTGCCACCGAAGGCATGATGCAAGTGCTGGCGGAAGAGTATGCGAACCGTAATCTTCGTGTGAACTGCATTAACCCGGGCGGCACCCGCACCGCGATGCGCGCCAGCGCGTTTCCGTCGGAAGATCCCAACAAGCTTAAAACGCCGCGCGATCTCATGCCGCTTTATCTGTGGCTGATGGGCGATGACAGCCGTCGCAAAACCGGCATGACTTTTGATGCCCAACCTAACCGAAAACCAGGAATTTCCGAATGA